From a single Paenibacillus sp. FSL R5-0345 genomic region:
- the cysC gene encoding adenylyl-sulfate kinase has protein sequence MNQMIWLTGLSGSGKSTLAEELKKHIENCYILDGDTLRKGINQDLQFSEEDRLEVGRRIGEIGKILLDANLNVIVASISPYRSTREKVRSLIGDSYKEVYVQCPLEVCEERDPKGLYKQARAGQIKHFTGIDSPYEEPICPDVIVETDKYSIDECVLKILQCQSAMKIRADAYPPN, from the coding sequence GGTTCAGGTAAATCAACACTTGCTGAGGAACTGAAAAAGCACATTGAGAACTGCTACATTCTGGACGGTGATACATTGAGGAAAGGAATTAATCAGGATTTACAATTTAGCGAAGAGGATCGATTGGAAGTCGGCAGGAGAATTGGTGAGATTGGAAAAATTCTGCTTGATGCGAACCTGAATGTGATTGTTGCTTCAATCTCTCCTTACCGCTCCACACGTGAAAAGGTCCGTTCTCTCATTGGGGATTCCTACAAGGAAGTCTATGTGCAATGCCCTCTGGAAGTATGTGAGGAGAGAGATCCGAAAGGTCTATATAAACAAGCAAGAGCCGGACAAATCAAGCATTTTACAGGTATTGACTCTCCATATGAAGAGCCTATTTGCCCGGATGTGATCGTAGAGACGGATAAGTATTCCATAGATGAATGCGTATTGAAAATCCTTCAATGCCAATCAGCTATGAAAATTAGAGCGGATGCCTATCCTCCTAATTAA